The DNA region CTATTTCAGAAAGCCCTTTCCTGGCCTGACCGCAGATCATGTTGGTCAGCTCCCCCACTGCATCTTCCACGTCATTGTTTATGGAAGAGAATTCTTCACCCAGCATGCTGTTCACAACGCCCAGGGCAGCTTCCTGAGTAAAAGTCAGGGACATGGTGCCTTTGCTTCGCCCTGTGGAGCTTGAAAAGCCGATCACTCCGGATATGTCCCCTCCGGCCCTGTTGTCCTTTTTCACAAACGCCGCTCCAGGTCTGGCCT from Desulfonatronovibrio hydrogenovorans DSM 9292 includes:
- a CDS encoding chemotaxis protein CheX — encoded protein: MDKKVEQVIKKFAESVVNVLGTMAMTEARPGAAFVKKDNRAGGDISGVIGFSSSTGRSKGTMSLTFTQEAALGVVNSMLGEEFSSINNDVEDAVGELTNMICGQARKGLSEIGMNYEGAIPSVITGKNHSIRHVSSSAILAIPFETASGPLIVEVCFS